In Bacillota bacterium, one genomic interval encodes:
- a CDS encoding pyrimidine-nucleoside phosphorylase, with protein MRMYNLIVKKRSGHELTEAEINYLIQGYTNDEISDYQVAAFLMAVFFKGLTPMETSNLTMAMVKSGDMVDLSSIPGIKVDKHSTGGVGDKTTLILAPLVAASGVPVAKMSGRGLGHTGGTIDKLESIPGFNVSVPTNKFLKQVKDIKVAVASQTGHLAPADKKLYALRDVTATVDSIPLIASSVMSKKIASGADAIVLDVKVGSGAFMRTLADARALARSMVEIGRAVGRKTTAVITNMDQPLGNTVGNALEVREAIKTLNNNGPHDLHHLCLELGSRMLVAGGITTSSDDACELLQNLLASGKAMQKFAEMVKFQGGDVAALNNLDNLPRADNIHQIKSPESGYISAIDAESVGRSAMLLGAGRHAKEDSIDPAVGIVLEKKLGDNVHKGETLAHLHVNDTKMLPEAERLLTMSYKFSAQSPKKTPLIIEYID; from the coding sequence ATGCGCATGTATAACCTTATTGTAAAAAAACGCTCAGGCCATGAACTTACTGAGGCGGAAATAAACTATCTCATTCAGGGGTATACAAATGATGAGATTTCTGATTATCAGGTTGCCGCGTTTTTAATGGCTGTCTTTTTTAAGGGCTTAACGCCAATGGAAACATCTAACCTGACCATGGCTATGGTAAAATCCGGCGATATGGTAGATCTATCATCCATTCCGGGAATAAAAGTGGATAAGCACAGCACCGGCGGGGTTGGTGACAAAACCACCTTAATCCTGGCACCACTAGTAGCGGCATCCGGGGTACCGGTGGCAAAAATGAGCGGTCGGGGGTTAGGTCATACCGGTGGTACGATTGATAAGCTGGAATCAATACCGGGGTTTAACGTTTCTGTACCCACTAATAAGTTTCTGAAACAAGTAAAGGATATAAAGGTAGCGGTGGCATCCCAAACAGGTCACCTTGCCCCGGCGGATAAAAAACTCTATGCTTTGCGGGACGTAACAGCCACCGTGGATAGCATACCTCTTATTGCCTCCAGTGTAATGAGTAAAAAAATTGCTTCTGGAGCTGACGCCATTGTTTTAGATGTAAAGGTTGGTAGTGGTGCTTTCATGCGTACACTGGCGGACGCCAGGGCACTGGCCCGGTCTATGGTGGAAATAGGCAGGGCGGTGGGGAGGAAGACCACTGCTGTGATAACCAACATGGATCAGCCGCTAGGTAATACAGTGGGCAATGCTTTAGAAGTGCGGGAGGCTATAAAAACTCTAAATAATAACGGCCCCCATGATTTACACCATTTATGCCTGGAACTAGGCAGCCGCATGCTGGTGGCCGGGGGGATAACCACCTCATCTGATGATGCCTGTGAACTCTTGCAAAATCTGCTTGCCAGTGGGAAAGCCATGCAAAAGTTTGCAGAAATGGTTAAATTCCAGGGAGGAGATGTAGCGGCCTTAAACAATCTCGATAACCTGCCGCGCGCAGATAATATTCACCAGATTAAATCACCGGAAAGCGGTTATATTTCAGCCATTGATGCCGAATCTGTAGGCAGGTCTGCTATGCTGCTGGGTGCCGGCCGGCACGCCAAGGAAGATTCCATAGACCCGGCGGTTGGTATAGTATTGGAAAAGAAATTGGGGGATAATGTGCATAAGGGAGAAACCTTGGCACATTTGCATGTAAATGATACTAAAATGCTCCCTGAGGCAGAAAGACTTCTAACTATGTCTTACAAGTTTTCAGCACAGTCGCCTAAAAAAACTCCTCTGATCATTGAATATATAGACTGA
- a CDS encoding phosphopentomutase, with amino-acid sequence MNTKIINRVTVIVMDSVGIGELPDAAQYNDSGSNTLANCARAVGGLELPNLARLGLGNIEEITGVPPVQKPAAAYGKMAEQSAGKDTTTGHWELAGILLCSPFPVYPNGFPPDVIKPFEQNIGREVLGNTMASGTQIIEALGKEHVKTGKPIVYTSADSVFQIAAHEDIIPLDQIYSMCLEARNILTGEHAVGRVIARPFVGQPGAFKRTANRHDYSLKPIAPTILNLLQDKGLDVAAVGKINDIFAGEGISRSVHTTGNMDGVDHTLKLMRDMNSKGLIFTNLVDFDSLYGHRNNPQGYADALQAFDHRLPEILSAVREDEILILTADHGCDPTTPSTDHSREYVPLLVYGKAVAAETNLGTRQSFTDVAATIAEIFGLSWDKGTSFASQILN; translated from the coding sequence ATGAATACAAAAATAATAAACCGTGTAACGGTAATTGTTATGGACAGTGTGGGCATAGGTGAACTGCCTGATGCCGCGCAATACAATGACAGTGGCAGTAACACTCTGGCCAATTGTGCCCGAGCAGTTGGCGGGCTGGAGTTGCCTAACCTGGCACGATTGGGCCTCGGCAATATCGAAGAGATTACTGGAGTACCTCCTGTCCAAAAGCCTGCGGCCGCCTACGGGAAAATGGCAGAACAGTCTGCAGGTAAAGATACCACCACCGGACACTGGGAACTAGCCGGAATTCTACTTTGCTCTCCTTTCCCTGTATACCCTAACGGTTTTCCACCGGATGTCATCAAACCCTTTGAACAAAATATAGGAAGAGAAGTTTTGGGTAACACCATGGCCTCGGGCACCCAAATCATTGAAGCACTGGGGAAGGAACATGTAAAGACTGGAAAACCCATTGTATACACTTCTGCCGACAGTGTTTTTCAAATTGCTGCTCATGAAGATATAATTCCCCTGGACCAAATTTATTCCATGTGTCTGGAAGCCCGCAACATACTGACAGGAGAACACGCAGTAGGGAGGGTTATCGCAAGACCGTTTGTGGGGCAGCCCGGAGCATTTAAACGTACTGCCAATCGACATGACTATTCTCTTAAACCGATTGCTCCAACCATATTGAACTTGCTGCAGGATAAAGGCCTGGATGTGGCGGCAGTAGGTAAAATAAATGACATTTTTGCCGGCGAAGGCATTTCTCGTTCTGTTCATACTACCGGAAATATGGACGGGGTGGATCATACTTTAAAACTAATGCGTGATATGAACAGTAAAGGATTGATATTTACCAATCTGGTGGATTTTGATTCCCTTTACGGTCACCGTAACAACCCGCAGGGTTATGCAGATGCTCTACAGGCTTTTGACCATAGACTGCCGGAGATATTAAGTGCAGTTCGCGAAGATGAAATTCTGATTTTAACGGCGGATCACGGGTGTGATCCGACCACGCCCAGTACTGACCACTCCCGGGAATATGTGCCCTTGCTTGTTTACGGAAAAGCTGTGGCAGCAGAAACCAACCTGGGAACCCGTCAATCCTTTACTGACGTGGCTGCAACTATTGCTGAAATATTCGGCCTATCCTGGGATAAAGGAACAAGCTTTGCTTCACAAATTTTAAACTAA
- the xerD gene encoding site-specific tyrosine recombinase XerD → MDKYLDSFLDYLAVERGLSINTLVSYRNDIEQFFKYCREANITMEQVLTPSSVSVYLLHTRRQGRTPSTVSRHLASIRAFCRFLLNESVIDNDPTANFDTPRLKQRLPNVLTKEEVDTLLNLPMTIKPAGLRDKAMLELIYASGLRVSELIWLETNHVNLEHGFVKCVGKGNKERIIPIGSMAIKSVSAYLARARAKLTRGRPNKALFVNHHGKRLTRQGFWKILKKYAQKGDIKKTITPHTLRHSFATHLLENGADLRAVQEMLGHADITTTQIYTHLTNTGLKEMYKKTHPRA, encoded by the coding sequence TTGGATAAATATCTGGATTCATTTCTGGATTATCTCGCTGTGGAAAGGGGGCTGTCTATTAACACATTAGTTTCTTATCGGAACGATATTGAGCAATTTTTTAAATACTGTCGTGAGGCAAATATCACTATGGAACAAGTTCTAACCCCATCCTCGGTATCTGTTTACTTATTGCATACAAGACGTCAGGGGAGGACTCCTTCCACTGTCTCCCGTCACCTGGCATCAATCAGGGCTTTTTGCCGCTTTTTGTTAAATGAATCTGTAATTGATAATGACCCCACTGCAAATTTTGATACTCCAAGGTTAAAACAGCGTCTCCCTAATGTGCTTACCAAGGAGGAAGTGGACACGTTATTGAACCTGCCCATGACCATAAAGCCGGCAGGTTTGAGGGATAAGGCGATGTTGGAATTAATTTATGCATCAGGCCTAAGGGTTTCTGAGCTTATCTGGTTAGAAACAAACCATGTAAACCTTGAACACGGCTTTGTAAAGTGCGTGGGCAAAGGAAATAAAGAAAGAATTATTCCCATCGGCAGTATGGCCATTAAAAGTGTGTCAGCATATCTGGCCCGGGCCAGGGCAAAATTGACCCGGGGAAGGCCCAATAAAGCTTTATTTGTTAATCATCACGGTAAGCGACTCACCCGCCAGGGCTTTTGGAAGATTTTAAAAAAGTACGCCCAGAAAGGCGATATAAAAAAAACAATTACTCCCCACACTTTACGTCATTCCTTTGCCACCCATTTGCTGGAGAACGGTGCAGACCTGCGGGCAGTCCAAGAAATGCTTGGGCATGCCGACATAACCACTACACAAATATATACCCATCTAACCAATACCGGCCTAAAAGAAATGTATAAAAAGACTCATCCAAGGGCCTAA
- the spoIIM gene encoding stage II sporulation protein M, with the protein MGRANLMQERNKLQQILLSAVGHSWPLFLVIIMLFALGVFFGTLGVNALSAENVTLLTQAIDKFLANVPALHSNAYSILQESLTDNLITWVVILVLGLTIIGIPAILFMVFMRGFTIGFSISFLAGHRAETGTLLALTAITPHNLLLIPALFISSAAALSFALILLKRFFNTQIPVLPNFCGYLGIMLITAIAFSGAAVIETYVSPWLTRMASSLLTGGWSVPF; encoded by the coding sequence ATGGGGAGGGCTAACCTTATGCAGGAGCGTAATAAGCTGCAACAAATTCTTCTTTCTGCGGTAGGGCACAGCTGGCCCCTTTTTCTCGTGATTATAATGTTATTTGCTCTGGGGGTATTTTTTGGTACTCTGGGGGTAAATGCATTGTCGGCGGAAAATGTAACGCTTTTGACACAAGCTATTGATAAATTTCTGGCTAATGTTCCGGCGCTACATAGCAATGCTTATAGCATCCTGCAAGAATCTTTAACTGATAATTTAATTACTTGGGTAGTAATATTAGTGCTCGGTCTTACCATCATTGGTATTCCGGCCATATTATTCATGGTCTTTATGAGAGGTTTTACCATTGGATTTTCCATAAGCTTTCTGGCCGGACATAGGGCAGAAACAGGGACATTATTAGCTCTTACTGCCATTACACCTCATAATTTACTCCTCATTCCCGCGCTTTTTATTTCCAGCGCAGCGGCCTTGTCATTTGCTCTAATCTTATTAAAGAGATTTTTTAACACACAGATACCTGTACTACCTAATTTTTGTGGTTACTTAGGGATAATGCTGATAACCGCAATTGCCTTTTCCGGTGCTGCCGTCATCGAAACCTACGTAAGCCCGTGGCTTACACGTATGGCTTCGTCACTTTTAACCGGTGGCTGGAGTGTACCTTTTTAA
- a CDS encoding DUF3866 family protein: MISTKIGTVLSVQSTINGISELEVNIDGNSSRAINYDNLTGPAKPNDRVLLNTTAVVKKLGTGGNHFVMANMSRPERDAAVEGHIMKLRYSPSQVKVLAVEEQESPYFQIMSQAVSLQGTPVIVGTLHSMLAAAAAAIYGIKKGKARVAYVMTDGAALPLPLSKLVQELKQKDLIHTTITCGHAFGGDLEAVTVYSALLAARAVARADIIIVTMGPGIVGTASQFGFTGIEQGEIINAVNILGGQAVAIPRISFADQRERHFGLSHHSRTALGKVALTPCSVPIPVSLFAGNKKELVLKQLKESGISTKHQVLEVDSSPGLEVLREKEINVKTMGRSLSDDPQFFEATAAAGVLACKLLP, encoded by the coding sequence ATGATTAGTACCAAAATTGGTACAGTATTATCTGTACAAAGCACAATTAATGGCATATCTGAATTAGAGGTTAATATCGACGGAAACTCGTCCCGTGCAATTAATTACGATAATCTTACCGGGCCGGCTAAACCGAATGACAGGGTACTTCTTAATACCACCGCTGTGGTAAAGAAGTTGGGTACAGGGGGCAACCATTTTGTTATGGCTAATATGTCCCGTCCCGAGAGGGACGCCGCTGTAGAAGGGCATATTATGAAACTGCGGTACAGCCCGTCCCAGGTGAAAGTGCTCGCTGTGGAAGAACAGGAAAGCCCCTATTTCCAAATAATGTCACAAGCTGTCTCCCTCCAAGGTACTCCGGTCATTGTGGGGACATTACACAGTATGTTGGCAGCAGCAGCGGCAGCTATTTATGGAATAAAAAAAGGAAAGGCACGGGTTGCCTATGTCATGACTGATGGTGCTGCACTGCCTCTTCCACTAAGCAAGCTTGTACAAGAGCTAAAGCAGAAAGATTTGATCCATACAACAATTACATGCGGTCACGCCTTCGGGGGAGATTTGGAGGCCGTTACCGTTTACTCTGCCTTGCTTGCCGCCAGGGCAGTGGCCAGGGCGGATATAATTATTGTGACTATGGGACCCGGGATTGTTGGTACGGCATCACAATTTGGCTTTACCGGCATCGAGCAGGGGGAGATAATTAATGCCGTTAACATCTTGGGTGGACAAGCAGTGGCCATACCCAGAATCAGTTTTGCTGACCAAAGGGAAAGACATTTTGGCTTAAGTCACCATAGTCGCACGGCACTGGGCAAAGTGGCACTCACTCCCTGCAGCGTACCTATACCCGTTTCCCTGTTTGCAGGTAATAAGAAAGAGTTAGTACTGAAACAATTAAAAGAATCCGGCATTTCTACCAAACACCAGGTGCTGGAGGTCGATAGCAGCCCTGGTCTTGAGGTTCTTAGAGAAAAGGAAATCAATGTAAAAACCATGGGCAGAAGTTTATCCGATGACCCGCAGTTCTTTGAGGCCACTGCCGCAGCGGGTGTGCTGGCGTGTAAACTACTGCCTTAG
- a CDS encoding M20/M25/M40 family metallo-hydrolase produces MVNQDRLIAEFFELVKIDSISGYEREIADLLALKLQKLGLSVYEDDAGKRAGTKAGNIIARLPGNVPEAPILMLSAHMDTVQPGTDIQPVNIDNTIYSSGETILGADDKAGIAAILEALRVINEQQPAHGDVVVVLTIWEEGGLVGSGNIEFDRIGAHMGIVLDSDGDPGNIVVKGPSQDRLTATVKGRAAHAGINPQDGINAIQVASRAVSKMSLGRIDEETTANVGVISGGKAINIVPDSTTVHGEARSMSPEKRAAQTESMCAALREAAAQAGATVDIRVETIYPDMNLAENEPVVKLVSSAAEELGLKPKLTSTGGGSDANFFNQYGLPTVNLGIGMKKVHTTEEYITVANLVKNAEFVAKIILKAAVLKSN; encoded by the coding sequence ATGGTTAATCAAGATCGGCTGATTGCAGAGTTCTTTGAACTGGTCAAGATAGACAGTATTAGCGGTTATGAAAGGGAGATTGCTGATTTACTGGCGCTTAAACTACAAAAACTGGGCTTATCTGTTTATGAGGACGATGCAGGAAAAAGGGCAGGTACCAAAGCAGGAAACATAATTGCCCGCCTGCCGGGTAACGTACCCGAGGCACCCATATTAATGCTCAGTGCTCATATGGATACGGTGCAACCGGGCACCGACATTCAGCCGGTAAACATTGACAATACTATTTATTCTAGCGGTGAAACCATTTTAGGGGCAGACGACAAAGCAGGTATTGCTGCCATCCTTGAAGCCCTGCGCGTGATAAATGAACAACAGCCAGCCCACGGCGACGTAGTTGTGGTACTTACTATCTGGGAAGAAGGAGGACTTGTAGGATCCGGTAACATTGAATTTGACCGTATTGGTGCGCATATGGGAATAGTACTGGATTCTGACGGAGACCCGGGTAATATTGTTGTTAAAGGCCCCTCTCAAGATAGACTAACCGCAACCGTCAAGGGCAGGGCGGCCCATGCCGGTATTAATCCACAGGACGGAATTAATGCCATTCAGGTTGCCTCCAGGGCAGTGTCTAAGATGAGCCTGGGGAGAATAGATGAAGAGACCACTGCCAATGTAGGTGTCATTTCCGGGGGCAAAGCCATAAATATCGTCCCCGACAGTACTACCGTTCATGGTGAAGCTAGAAGCATGAGCCCGGAAAAAAGGGCCGCGCAGACAGAATCGATGTGTGCCGCCCTGCGTGAGGCGGCAGCACAGGCTGGCGCAACGGTGGATATTCGAGTGGAAACAATCTATCCTGATATGAATTTGGCTGAAAATGAGCCGGTGGTAAAATTGGTAAGCTCGGCCGCCGAGGAATTGGGGCTAAAGCCCAAACTAACATCCACCGGTGGAGGCAGCGATGCAAACTTCTTTAATCAATATGGCCTTCCTACAGTAAATTTGGGTATCGGTATGAAGAAAGTACATACTACGGAAGAATATATTACAGTGGCCAACTTGGTTAAAAATGCAGAGTTTGTAGCAAAAATTATCCTCAAAGCGGCAGTCTTAAAATCCAATTAA
- a CDS encoding 2-oxoacid:ferredoxin oxidoreductase subunit gamma, whose product MLESILIAGFGGQGVLSTGQLLAYSGMLENKYVAWIPSYGPEMRGGTANCGVTVSNTPISSPVVSEPTVLIAMNRPSLEKFESCVSPAGIIMVNSSLIDIKVQREDVKTIYVPANDLAEEMGNAKVANNIILGSLIEMTGVVSLDMVVESLKKVLPPRRHNLIDINREALEKGMQLAKNAGEKTSNVS is encoded by the coding sequence ATGCTTGAGAGTATTCTTATCGCCGGATTCGGTGGTCAGGGCGTTCTATCAACCGGACAGCTCTTAGCCTACTCCGGCATGTTGGAAAATAAATATGTTGCCTGGATCCCTTCCTACGGTCCTGAGATGCGTGGAGGAACTGCCAACTGTGGAGTTACTGTTTCGAATACTCCCATCAGTTCCCCGGTAGTGAGTGAGCCCACGGTACTCATAGCTATGAACAGACCTTCATTGGAAAAATTTGAATCATGCGTATCACCTGCGGGTATAATAATGGTAAACAGTTCTTTAATCGATATTAAGGTACAGCGGGAAGACGTAAAGACTATTTATGTACCCGCCAATGACCTGGCAGAGGAAATGGGTAATGCAAAAGTTGCCAACAATATTATTTTGGGCTCTTTAATCGAAATGACTGGTGTAGTCTCCTTGGATATGGTAGTAGAGTCCCTAAAGAAAGTCCTCCCGCCAAGACGTCATAACCTTATAGACATTAACCGTGAAGCCCTTGAAAAAGGCATGCAACTGGCTAAAAACGCCGGGGAAAAGACGTCAAACGTATCGTAA
- a CDS encoding 2-oxoglutarate oxidoreductase, with amino-acid sequence MNKVFTRPKSLQDIPMHYCPGCTHGIIHRLVAEAIDELDVRDRAIGVAPVGCSVFTYQYFDFDMYQGSHGRAPAVATGIKRVVPDGVVFTYQGDGDLAAIGTAEIVHAAARGEKITVIFVNNAIYAMTGGQMAPTTLMGQKTTTTPFGREANSNGFPIRMSEMLSTLDGASYVSRVSVHDPKNINKAKKSIKKAFEMQIAGVGFTMVEVLSSCPTNWGMSPKEAVKWVESDMIPYYPLGEFKVPSEV; translated from the coding sequence ATGAACAAAGTATTTACTCGTCCCAAATCATTACAAGATATACCCATGCATTATTGCCCCGGATGTACCCATGGTATCATTCACAGGCTGGTTGCCGAGGCAATTGATGAATTGGATGTTAGAGACCGGGCCATTGGTGTGGCCCCGGTGGGATGTTCAGTTTTCACATACCAGTATTTTGACTTTGATATGTACCAGGGTTCCCACGGCAGGGCACCGGCAGTTGCCACCGGCATCAAAAGAGTTGTCCCTGACGGGGTTGTTTTTACCTATCAAGGTGATGGAGACCTGGCTGCCATCGGGACCGCGGAAATTGTTCATGCTGCCGCCAGGGGAGAAAAGATTACGGTTATTTTTGTCAACAATGCTATTTATGCCATGACCGGAGGACAAATGGCTCCCACCACCCTGATGGGTCAAAAGACTACAACCACTCCCTTTGGTAGAGAGGCTAACAGCAATGGCTTTCCTATCAGGATGTCCGAAATGCTTAGCACATTGGACGGGGCATCATATGTCAGCAGAGTTTCGGTGCATGATCCTAAAAATATAAACAAGGCCAAAAAATCGATTAAGAAAGCCTTTGAGATGCAAATAGCCGGAGTGGGTTTTACGATGGTTGAAGTTCTCTCATCTTGTCCAACTAACTGGGGAATGTCTCCTAAAGAGGCTGTTAAATGGGTGGAGTCTGATATGATACCGTACTATCCTTTAGGGGAATTTAAAGTACCGTCGGAGGTGTAA
- the vorB gene encoding 3-methyl-2-oxobutanoate dehydrogenase subunit VorB — MAKILMKGNEAIGEGAVRAGCRYFFGYPITPQSELPHYLAKRLPEAGGVYLQSESETSAINMVYGAAGAGARVMTSSSGPGISLMQEGISYIAGAELPCVIVNMMRGGPGLGNIAPAQSDYLQAVKGGGHGDYRVICFAPASVQEIIDFMKDAFELADKYFNPVMLLADGILGQMMEPVELGEEKDIQIPDRPWAANGMRDREKKNIINSLYIVPEDMEVHNHKLTKKYAEIMENEQRWEEYRAQDAEMVLVAFGTSARIAKAVVDRARDEGLRVGLIRPILVWPFPVKAFEKVIPHAKQFLTVEMNMGQMVEDVRLAVAGRRPVHFTGRPGGMLPVASDVFQEVKKLMSGGAK, encoded by the coding sequence TTGGCTAAAATCCTAATGAAAGGAAATGAAGCCATCGGTGAAGGCGCAGTACGGGCGGGATGTCGTTATTTTTTTGGATACCCCATCACACCGCAGAGTGAATTGCCCCATTATCTGGCCAAAAGATTACCGGAGGCAGGCGGCGTATACCTACAATCGGAAAGTGAAACTTCTGCAATTAATATGGTCTACGGAGCTGCCGGAGCCGGAGCCAGGGTCATGACGTCTTCTTCCGGCCCAGGAATCAGTCTTATGCAGGAAGGCATATCATATATCGCCGGTGCCGAGTTACCATGTGTAATTGTGAATATGATGCGAGGCGGTCCGGGCCTTGGCAATATAGCGCCCGCCCAGTCTGATTATCTACAGGCAGTAAAAGGTGGCGGACACGGAGATTATCGTGTGATTTGCTTTGCCCCCGCTTCAGTTCAAGAAATTATTGACTTTATGAAAGATGCCTTTGAGTTGGCCGATAAATATTTTAACCCGGTTATGCTATTGGCTGACGGCATACTCGGACAAATGATGGAGCCGGTGGAACTGGGAGAAGAAAAAGACATTCAAATTCCTGACCGGCCGTGGGCTGCCAACGGTATGAGAGACAGAGAAAAGAAAAACATTATTAATTCATTATACATTGTGCCTGAAGATATGGAAGTGCACAACCATAAATTGACCAAAAAGTATGCAGAGATCATGGAAAATGAACAAAGATGGGAAGAGTACCGTGCCCAAGATGCCGAGATGGTATTAGTTGCCTTTGGCACATCCGCCCGCATTGCCAAGGCTGTGGTTGATAGGGCCAGGGACGAAGGTTTACGCGTTGGACTAATCAGGCCTATACTTGTATGGCCGTTCCCGGTTAAAGCCTTTGAAAAGGTTATTCCCCATGCCAAACAATTTTTGACTGTGGAAATGAATATGGGGCAAATGGTCGAGGATGTCAGGCTCGCCGTTGCCGGTCGCAGACCTGTACACTTTACCGGCAGACCTGGAGGAATGCTTCCTGTTGCCTCTGACGTTTTCCAGGAAGTTAAAAAGTTAATGTCCGGGGGTGCAAAATAA
- a CDS encoding 4Fe-4S dicluster domain-containing protein, with protein MARVTFREERCKGCELCTAVCPKGLLAMSKHINAMGFHPAAITDMDQCNGCATCARMCPDLVIEVEKEEKKVG; from the coding sequence TTGGCACGCGTGACATTTAGAGAAGAACGCTGTAAAGGATGTGAATTATGCACCGCCGTATGCCCTAAGGGTTTACTTGCCATGTCTAAACATATCAATGCCATGGGTTTTCACCCCGCTGCCATTACCGACATGGATCAATGCAACGGGTGTGCTACGTGTGCTCGTATGTGCCCCGACCTTGTAATTGAGGTTGAAAAGGAGGAGAAAAAAGTTGGCTAA
- a CDS encoding glycosyltransferase family 2 protein, with protein MVVLKGVSVIIPAFNEADKIQATVSSVALIPEVKEIVVVDDASTDATPEMARAAGARVFSMPQNNGKGAALTYGATRVKSDVIALLDGDLGNSASEARLLILPVLEGTADMTIAGFPPARKKGGFGLVKGLAAQAIYKHTGLKVKSPLSGQRVMTRRVMEKVLPFASGYGVEVAMTIKVAKLGFKITEVPVRMFHAETGRDIKGFIHRGKQFVDILRVLTVLRMKGA; from the coding sequence ATGGTGGTGCTTAAAGGTGTCTCTGTCATCATTCCTGCCTTTAATGAGGCCGATAAAATTCAAGCAACAGTTTCCTCCGTGGCCTTAATACCTGAAGTTAAAGAGATAGTAGTTGTAGATGACGCCTCTACTGATGCTACTCCTGAAATGGCCCGGGCTGCAGGAGCCCGGGTATTTTCCATGCCACAAAATAATGGTAAAGGAGCCGCTTTAACATATGGCGCCACCCGGGTCAAATCCGATGTAATAGCTTTATTGGACGGCGACCTGGGTAACTCTGCCAGCGAGGCGCGGCTTTTGATACTGCCTGTATTGGAAGGAACTGCGGATATGACCATTGCAGGTTTCCCCCCGGCCAGAAAAAAGGGAGGCTTTGGACTGGTTAAAGGACTTGCCGCCCAGGCAATTTACAAACACACCGGCTTAAAAGTTAAATCTCCCCTCTCCGGCCAGCGGGTAATGACCAGGAGAGTGATGGAAAAAGTGCTGCCATTTGCATCGGGCTATGGAGTTGAAGTAGCTATGACAATTAAAGTGGCCAAATTGGGGTTTAAAATAACAGAGGTTCCGGTTCGGATGTTTCATGCGGAAACCGGGCGGGATATAAAAGGGTTTATACACCGGGGTAAACAATTTGTCGATATCCTACGCGTCTTAACTGTTCTGCGCATGAAAGGGGCGTGA
- a CDS encoding copper transporter: protein MIDIKYHIASLVAVFLALGIGLLMGTTLLGNDTLIDYQKQVTNRLETQLENLRQKNESVETMANELEMDLNIQTEFNNKVLPVLVHNKLENINLAVIETNGYRFSSTLIDTLELAEANITSITSFMHYSEDQLPGDLTQSLGWADNNTEYENLSSFVAAKIADAIITGEMENVDLLAQANIIQVSGTYGESLDGIILVGGSQDEDTARKESLDLPLLDTFKSHELAIYGVEETSAGYSYMEFYQKQRLTATVDNIDTVPGQLALVLSIDGQPGHYGVKSTAQRLLPELKTSQGGDGGA from the coding sequence GTGATTGATATTAAATACCATATTGCTTCCTTAGTAGCTGTTTTTTTGGCACTTGGAATAGGTTTACTCATGGGAACCACACTGTTAGGCAATGACACATTGATAGACTATCAAAAACAGGTTACCAACCGCCTGGAAACCCAATTGGAAAACTTGCGCCAGAAAAATGAGAGTGTAGAGACCATGGCTAATGAATTGGAAATGGACCTCAATATCCAAACTGAATTCAATAATAAAGTACTGCCAGTTCTGGTGCACAACAAGTTGGAAAACATAAATCTTGCAGTGATAGAGACAAACGGCTATCGTTTTTCCAGTACCCTTATTGATACATTAGAATTAGCAGAAGCAAACATAACTTCAATTACCAGTTTTATGCACTATTCCGAGGATCAGCTGCCCGGTGACCTGACGCAAAGTTTAGGGTGGGCAGATAATAATACCGAGTACGAAAACCTGTCCTCCTTTGTTGCCGCTAAAATAGCGGATGCAATAATTACCGGAGAAATGGAAAATGTAGACTTACTTGCTCAGGCTAATATTATCCAGGTCTCCGGAACTTACGGAGAGTCTTTGGACGGAATTATTTTAGTGGGTGGTAGTCAGGATGAGGATACGGCTAGAAAAGAGAGCTTGGATCTCCCACTATTAGACACTTTCAAATCCCATGAGCTTGCCATTTATGGTGTCGAAGAAACATCTGCAGGTTACTCCTATATGGAGTTTTACCAAAAGCAGCGTTTAACAGCAACTGTTGATAATATTGATACGGTTCCCGGACAATTAGCCTTAGTGTTGTCCATTGACGGTCAGCCCGGTCATTACGGGGTTAAGTCAACCGCCCAGCGGTTGCTGCCGGAATTAAAAACTTCCCAAGGAGGGGATGGTGGTGCTTAA